In the genome of Pediococcus claussenii ATCC BAA-344, one region contains:
- a CDS encoding DAK2 domain-containing protein, translating to MVQASANRLKANAEFINSLNVFPVPDGDTGTNMSLSLESGAKYEADEPSNEIGVLAGALAKGLLMGARGNSGVILSQIFRGFSKSVENKVSLSASDLAQAVADGAQTAYKAVMKPTEGTILTVVREAAKAGMTKANETDNVAEVMMAIDTASKAALKTTTELLPVLKEVGVVDSGGQGLVFVFDAFSDVLNGKDISDEREYQPDSEQMNEMVEAKHHQSVQGKINPEDIQFGYCTQVMVRIGKGKQVKQEFDYDTFYNYLADKGDSLLVVNDDEVVKVHVHTEHPGDVLAWGQQFGDLLNIKIDNMRWQQEEIMEQDVADDEVASEKEISVDTAVIAISPGKGISELFKSLGVTHIISGGQTMNPSTADIVERINQSGAKKAIILPNNKNIFLAAEQAVEVSNIPAEIVHSRTISQGMAAMLEFNPDDGLSENRERMEDNLDTVKSGQVTIAVRDTTLDGRTIKKNDYMGLIDGEIVNTNPDMMQATIDMVKRMLDEDSEIVTIIYGENSSMNEAEMLQNEILDLDDDLEVEIHEGDQPVYPFLISVE from the coding sequence ATGGTTCAAGCTAGTGCTAATCGTCTAAAAGCAAATGCGGAGTTTATCAACTCTTTGAATGTTTTTCCGGTACCTGATGGTGATACTGGAACAAATATGAGTCTTTCTCTAGAAAGCGGTGCTAAGTATGAAGCTGATGAGCCAAGCAATGAGATTGGTGTATTAGCAGGTGCATTAGCTAAGGGATTGTTGATGGGAGCACGGGGTAATTCAGGCGTTATTTTATCGCAAATTTTTCGTGGCTTTTCAAAAAGTGTGGAGAATAAAGTTAGCTTGAGTGCTAGTGATCTTGCACAAGCGGTTGCTGATGGTGCGCAGACTGCATATAAGGCTGTTATGAAGCCGACTGAGGGTACTATCCTCACAGTTGTACGAGAAGCGGCTAAAGCTGGTATGACTAAAGCAAATGAGACGGATAATGTGGCTGAAGTAATGATGGCTATTGATACTGCGTCTAAAGCGGCTCTTAAAACCACAACTGAATTACTTCCGGTATTGAAAGAAGTGGGTGTAGTTGATTCTGGTGGTCAGGGATTAGTTTTTGTTTTTGATGCTTTTAGTGATGTATTAAACGGAAAAGATATTTCAGATGAGCGGGAATATCAGCCTGATTCAGAGCAGATGAATGAAATGGTTGAGGCAAAACATCATCAAAGTGTTCAAGGAAAGATTAATCCAGAAGATATTCAATTTGGATACTGTACTCAGGTAATGGTTAGAATTGGAAAAGGAAAGCAAGTTAAACAAGAATTTGACTACGATACCTTCTATAATTATTTAGCTGATAAAGGAGATTCACTGTTAGTAGTCAATGATGACGAAGTTGTTAAAGTCCATGTTCATACTGAACATCCCGGAGATGTTTTAGCTTGGGGGCAACAATTTGGTGATCTTTTAAATATTAAAATTGATAATATGCGGTGGCAACAAGAAGAAATTATGGAACAAGATGTGGCTGACGACGAAGTTGCATCAGAAAAAGAAATTTCTGTCGATACTGCAGTAATTGCAATTTCACCAGGTAAAGGAATCTCTGAACTTTTCAAAAGCTTAGGAGTTACGCATATTATCAGTGGCGGTCAGACAATGAATCCTAGCACAGCTGATATCGTTGAAAGAATTAATCAATCAGGTGCAAAGAAAGCAATCATTTTACCAAATAATAAAAATATATTTTTAGCTGCTGAACAAGCAGTGGAAGTATCAAATATTCCAGCTGAAATTGTGCACAGCAGAACTATTTCGCAGGGAATGGCTGCAATGCTTGAATTCAATCCTGATGATGGCCTCAGTGAAAATAGAGAACGAATGGAAGATAATTTGGATACGGTTAAGAGCGGACAAGTAACGATCGCTGTCCGAGATACAACTCTAGATGGCAGGACCATCAAGAAAAACGATTATATGGGATTAATTGACGGAGAAATTGTTAATACTAATCCTGATATGATGCAAGCTACTATTGATATGGTTAAGCGAATGCTTGATGAGGATAGTGAGATCGTAACAATTATTTATGGCGAAAATTCTAGTATGAATGAAGCAGAAATGTTACAAAATGAAATTCTAGACCTGGATGATGATCTGGAAGTTGAAATTCATGAGGGTGATCAACCAGTTTATCCATTTTTAATTTCGGTTGAATAG
- the rsgA gene encoding ribosome small subunit-dependent GTPase A — MKQNGQIIQLLAGYYDVLANGRVIRTRARGNFRSKGLAPVVGDFVDFKKEDELGYITAVHERKNNLVRPPLANIDQAVVVTAVKEPDFSTNLLDRQLVALEEKNIRALIYFSKTDLLTESEYTKFNKTVQYYESMGYQVFFENKEFTQSEIDDLKKLFKNKLTIFMGQTGAGKSTLLNHIDVNLNLQTGEVSQALNRGKHTTRKVSLLPINDGLVADTPGFSTYSIFEMQIEDLKEYFMDFVKVAPNCRFRECLHLNEPGCAVKLGVEDGTILESRYQNYLQFIELIKAQKPEYKQKGYQKKDRRKKK; from the coding sequence ATGAAACAGAATGGGCAAATAATTCAACTTTTAGCAGGATATTATGATGTTTTAGCGAACGGACGCGTTATACGTACTAGAGCACGAGGTAATTTTAGAAGCAAAGGATTAGCTCCTGTAGTGGGGGATTTTGTTGATTTTAAAAAAGAGGATGAACTGGGCTATATCACTGCTGTTCATGAAAGAAAGAATAACCTTGTCAGGCCACCATTGGCAAATATTGATCAGGCAGTAGTTGTGACGGCTGTTAAGGAACCAGATTTTTCAACTAATTTACTTGATCGACAATTAGTTGCTTTAGAAGAGAAGAACATTAGAGCATTGATTTATTTTTCTAAAACTGATTTACTAACTGAGTCAGAATATACAAAGTTTAATAAAACAGTACAATATTATGAGAGCATGGGTTATCAGGTCTTTTTTGAGAATAAAGAGTTTACACAATCAGAGATCGATGATTTAAAAAAACTGTTCAAAAACAAGTTAACTATTTTTATGGGACAAACTGGTGCTGGAAAATCAACCCTTTTAAATCATATTGATGTCAATCTTAATTTACAAACTGGTGAGGTTTCGCAAGCGCTTAACCGTGGGAAACATACTACACGGAAAGTGTCACTATTACCGATCAACGATGGGTTAGTAGCAGATACCCCTGGATTTTCAACTTACTCAATATTTGAAATGCAAATAGAAGATTTAAAAGAATACTTTATGGATTTTGTTAAGGTAGCACCTAATTGTCGTTTCAGAGAATGCTTACATTTAAATGAACCAGGTTGTGCTGTAAAACTTGGAGTTGAAGATGGAACTATTTTAGAAAGTCGTTATCAAAATTATTTACAATTTATTGAGTTGATTAAAGCCCAAAAACCTGAATATAAACAAAAAGGATATCAGAAAAAGGATAGGAGAAAAAAGAAATGA
- the recG gene encoding ATP-dependent DNA helicase RecG, producing MVQSLYDSVQVLPGVGPKRQQALAELDVLTIEDLLTYFPFRYEDLSIQDPSQVEDQQKVTFKGIVAADPTIVRFGRQKVRVNFRLLIGSESVMVTFFNQPWIKSQVQVERELIVYGRWDAKRRSLTGIKIIVSESTNEYKAVYPASKKIRQATIQQLVKDAFKQYGSLINDIVPSDLISKYRLLHRKQMIESLHFPADPVLVKNARRTAKFEEFLEFQIGLQWMKQRDKSSDGIPLDYDDNVIKDFIRQLPFPLTSAQLRVTKEILRDMNNPVHMNRLLQGDVGSGKTVVAAIAMYAAVTAGKQAVLMAPTEILAEQHANNLARFFKGTGVTVGLLVGGTRKKVRDALLEKVNAGLVNIVVGTHALIQGDVEFKDLGLVITDEQHRFGVKQRKMLREKGQNPDTLAMTATPIPRTLAITTYGEMDVSIIDQLPSGRKTIKTTWLKGGEWNKVLGFMLKEFKKGHQAFVVTPLIEESEAMDLQNATALFEDLQKDFAPEFKVALLHGRMTSEEKDQIMSDFKDGKFQGLVSTTVIEVGVDVPNATVMVIQDADRFGLAQLHQLRGRVGRGDAQAFCILVADPKSQTGRERMQIMVETNDGFEISEADLKMRGQGDIFGKQQSGTPIFKVGDPVVDIGALQTAQLEASKIVNISNWQKISKYQNLASFVTKGLKINQDLD from the coding sequence ATGGTGCAAAGTCTGTATGATTCAGTTCAGGTGTTGCCAGGTGTTGGTCCTAAACGGCAACAAGCATTAGCTGAGTTAGATGTTCTTACAATTGAAGACTTGTTGACGTATTTTCCGTTTCGTTATGAAGATTTATCAATCCAGGACCCAAGCCAAGTAGAAGATCAACAAAAAGTGACCTTTAAAGGGATCGTAGCCGCTGATCCTACAATCGTTCGCTTTGGTAGACAGAAAGTTAGAGTTAATTTCCGTTTATTAATTGGATCTGAATCAGTTATGGTCACCTTTTTTAACCAGCCGTGGATTAAGAGTCAGGTGCAAGTTGAGCGTGAATTAATCGTATATGGGCGCTGGGATGCCAAGCGAAGGAGTCTTACAGGGATTAAAATTATTGTTAGTGAAAGTACTAATGAGTATAAAGCAGTGTATCCTGCCAGTAAAAAGATTAGACAGGCAACGATCCAGCAACTGGTTAAAGACGCATTTAAACAATATGGATCCTTAATTAACGATATTGTACCGTCTGATTTAATTAGCAAATATCGTCTTTTACACAGGAAACAAATGATAGAAAGTCTGCATTTTCCTGCCGACCCCGTTTTAGTAAAAAATGCACGTCGAACGGCCAAATTTGAAGAGTTTTTGGAGTTTCAAATTGGATTGCAATGGATGAAACAAAGGGATAAATCTAGTGACGGAATTCCTTTAGATTATGATGATAACGTTATTAAAGATTTTATTCGGCAATTACCATTTCCTCTGACAAGCGCACAATTACGTGTTACAAAAGAAATCCTTCGGGACATGAATAACCCAGTTCATATGAATCGATTGCTTCAAGGCGATGTTGGTAGTGGAAAAACAGTTGTCGCGGCAATTGCGATGTATGCTGCTGTAACAGCGGGAAAACAAGCTGTTTTAATGGCACCCACAGAAATTCTTGCCGAACAACATGCGAATAATTTGGCCCGCTTTTTTAAGGGTACTGGAGTAACCGTTGGGTTGTTAGTTGGAGGAACGAGGAAAAAAGTGCGTGATGCACTTCTTGAAAAAGTGAATGCAGGCTTAGTTAATATCGTTGTGGGAACGCATGCACTAATTCAAGGAGATGTTGAATTTAAAGATTTAGGTTTAGTTATAACTGATGAGCAACATCGTTTTGGTGTTAAGCAACGTAAGATGTTACGTGAAAAGGGGCAAAATCCCGATACCTTAGCGATGACAGCAACTCCGATACCAAGAACTTTGGCTATTACAACCTATGGAGAAATGGATGTTTCAATTATTGATCAGTTACCAAGTGGACGTAAAACGATTAAAACTACCTGGTTAAAAGGTGGCGAATGGAATAAAGTTTTAGGATTTATGCTAAAAGAGTTTAAAAAGGGTCACCAGGCATTCGTTGTAACTCCTCTAATTGAGGAATCTGAAGCGATGGATCTTCAAAATGCAACGGCCCTTTTTGAAGATTTACAAAAGGATTTTGCACCCGAGTTTAAGGTGGCGTTGCTTCATGGTAGAATGACCTCTGAAGAAAAAGATCAAATCATGTCTGATTTCAAAGATGGAAAGTTCCAAGGGTTAGTGTCAACAACCGTAATTGAAGTTGGAGTTGACGTACCTAATGCGACCGTCATGGTCATTCAGGATGCTGATCGATTTGGACTTGCACAGTTGCACCAGCTACGAGGTCGTGTTGGGCGTGGTGATGCTCAAGCATTCTGTATTTTGGTAGCTGATCCTAAAAGCCAAACTGGGCGAGAACGGATGCAGATTATGGTGGAAACGAATGATGGTTTTGAAATTTCTGAAGCAGATTTAAAAATGCGTGGACAAGGTGATATTTTTGGAAAACAACAATCTGGGACACCAATTTTTAAAGTTGGGGATCCAGTTGTTGATATTGGTGCTCTTCAGACTGCACAATTAGAGGCTAGTAAAATTGTAAATATAAGCAACTGGCAAAAAATTTCTAAGTATCAAAACTTAGCAAGTTTTGTAACTAAAGGTTTAAAAATTAATCAAGATTTGGACTAA
- the pknB gene encoding Stk1 family PASTA domain-containing Ser/Thr kinase translates to MTPNQTLNGRYKVIRSLGEGGMANVYLAHDLILDRDVAVKLIRIDMQDDESALRRFQREALATTELVHPNIVGVYDIGEDHGLNYLVMEYVDGENLKQYIHDNFPLDFKQIIKIMKQILNGVETAHLHGIIHRDLKPQNILIDKNGNAKITDFGIALANEDSSFTKTNSVIGSVQYLSPEQVRGHVATQQSDIYSLGIILFEMLTGKVPFEGESAVSIAIKHYQDQVPFVRSYDDRIPQPLENVVLKATAKNQMDRYSNIQEMSEDLDSTLNPERASEDRFVAGEQNEETIVLDQAEIDQKLNTFTPESGDAKIRYSTNNKVNYPKNVPQKESHRPKHRHPIRRRALFTFLVMVAFIGSILIAFKLSSPRMVNVPGLTGMTQNAATVKLSKSQLGIGKVTKSASNKINYGSVIATLPTAGKSVQQGIKVNLEVSIGPNSFDTDNYVGGDFSSTKKQLEKKGFTIKEHQIETTKFDNGRIISQSVVAGQVVVPRVTTITFTTAR, encoded by the coding sequence ATGACTCCTAATCAAACTTTAAATGGACGATATAAGGTTATTCGGTCCCTTGGTGAGGGTGGAATGGCCAATGTTTATCTTGCTCACGACCTAATTCTTGATAGGGATGTTGCTGTTAAGTTAATTAGAATTGATATGCAAGATGACGAATCAGCGCTTCGCCGGTTTCAGCGGGAGGCATTAGCAACAACAGAATTAGTTCACCCTAATATTGTTGGGGTTTATGACATTGGTGAAGATCATGGCTTAAATTATTTAGTTATGGAATATGTTGACGGAGAAAATTTAAAACAATATATCCATGATAACTTTCCGTTAGATTTTAAACAGATTATTAAAATAATGAAACAAATTTTAAATGGTGTTGAAACAGCACATTTGCACGGAATTATTCACCGTGATTTAAAGCCACAAAATATTTTGATTGATAAGAATGGTAATGCTAAAATAACGGATTTTGGAATTGCTTTAGCCAATGAAGATAGTTCCTTCACAAAGACAAACTCGGTAATCGGATCGGTGCAGTACTTATCACCTGAACAGGTTCGAGGACATGTTGCAACCCAACAATCAGATATTTATTCACTTGGTATCATTTTGTTTGAGATGCTAACTGGCAAAGTGCCTTTTGAGGGAGAAAGTGCTGTATCAATTGCTATTAAGCATTATCAAGATCAGGTACCCTTTGTTAGGAGTTACGATGATAGAATTCCACAACCTTTAGAAAATGTTGTTTTAAAGGCGACTGCCAAAAACCAAATGGATCGATATTCGAATATTCAGGAAATGTCAGAGGATTTGGATTCGACTCTGAATCCAGAGCGTGCGTCAGAAGATCGTTTTGTTGCAGGTGAACAAAATGAAGAGACCATTGTTTTAGATCAGGCAGAAATTGATCAAAAATTAAATACTTTCACTCCCGAAAGTGGAGACGCCAAAATTCGATACTCCACCAATAATAAGGTTAACTATCCGAAAAACGTACCACAAAAAGAAAGTCATCGTCCGAAACATCGCCATCCAATTAGAAGGCGAGCATTATTTACATTCTTAGTAATGGTAGCCTTTATTGGCAGTATTTTAATAGCTTTTAAACTCAGTTCGCCTAGGATGGTAAATGTGCCGGGCCTAACGGGAATGACACAAAATGCGGCGACGGTTAAGCTTTCTAAAAGCCAACTTGGGATTGGGAAAGTTACAAAGTCGGCCAGTAATAAGATAAATTATGGGTCCGTAATTGCGACTTTACCTACTGCTGGAAAATCGGTTCAGCAAGGCATTAAGGTTAATTTAGAGGTCAGTATTGGACCCAATAGTTTTGATACCGATAATTATGTTGGTGGTGATTTTAGCAGTACTAAAAAGCAATTGGAGAAAAAAGGATTCACCATTAAAGAGCATCAGATTGAAACAACTAAATTTGACAATGGTAGAATAATTTCACAGAGTGTTGTTGCAGGACAAGTTGTTGTGCCACGGGTAACTACAATCACTTTCACAACAGCAAGATAA
- the rpmB gene encoding 50S ribosomal protein L28 — protein sequence MAKDFLTGSRTHFGNTRSHALNHSRRSWKPNLQKVRILVDGKPKRVWVSARALKSGKIERA from the coding sequence ATGGCAAAAGATTTTCTTACAGGAAGCCGTACCCACTTTGGTAACACTCGTTCACATGCGTTGAACCACAGTCGCCGAAGCTGGAAACCAAACTTACAAAAGGTGCGCATCCTTGTTGATGGCAAGCCAAAACGTGTTTGGGTATCAGCCCGAGCACTTAAATCGGGTAAGATTGAACGTGCATAA
- a CDS encoding Stp1/IreP family PP2C-type Ser/Thr phosphatase — protein sequence MNYAYLSDRGSKRANNQDFVGIFKNKKGAVLSIVADGVGGHRGGDVASEMAVSHIGVLFEESTVSSTKNGVNWLRRQISAENTKILAAAKQFQDLNGMGTTIVVALFVDHQVIITNLGDSRCYLYSADGNLQQLSTDHSLVNELVEKGEITNEEAKFHPQKNYITRSLGVDDNVQIDTKELVIHVDDQYLLCTDGLTNQVSNDAISIILQSTVSLEEKCNQLIEMANNAGGPDNITALIVKIDQEESK from the coding sequence ATGAATTATGCTTATTTGTCAGATCGTGGTAGTAAACGAGCTAATAATCAAGACTTTGTTGGGATCTTTAAAAATAAAAAGGGAGCGGTTCTCTCTATTGTCGCAGACGGTGTTGGGGGTCATCGTGGAGGTGATGTAGCCTCTGAAATGGCCGTTTCACATATTGGTGTTTTATTTGAAGAATCTACCGTTAGCTCGACTAAAAATGGAGTTAATTGGTTGAGAAGACAAATTTCAGCTGAAAATACTAAAATTTTAGCCGCAGCAAAACAATTTCAGGATCTAAATGGGATGGGAACTACGATTGTGGTTGCTTTGTTTGTCGATCATCAGGTGATTATTACGAATTTGGGCGATAGTCGCTGCTACCTTTATTCTGCTGATGGTAATTTACAACAATTATCCACAGATCATTCATTAGTGAATGAATTAGTTGAAAAGGGCGAAATAACAAATGAAGAGGCAAAATTTCATCCTCAAAAAAATTACATAACAAGATCGCTTGGTGTGGATGACAATGTTCAAATTGACACAAAGGAACTCGTGATTCACGTTGATGACCAATATTTATTATGTACCGATGGACTGACCAACCAGGTTAGTAACGATGCTATTAGTATTATTTTGCAAAGTACGGTTAGTCTTGAAGAAAAATGCAACCAATTGATTGAAATGGCTAATAATGCAGGGGGCCCTGATAACATTACTGCATTGATTGTGAAAATCGATCAGGAGGAATCAAAATGA
- the rpe gene encoding ribulose-phosphate 3-epimerase encodes MIKVAPSILSADAANLVADVKKVSGADYLHVDVMDGQFVPNLSFGIATVRDLAKNTKTKLDVHMMVAEPERFISDFIEAGASVIGVHVESTNHIARAIQMIKDGGIRAEVVVNPGTPLTALEDLLPMVDQVLVMSVNPGFGGQKFLPMAIDKVQRLSNLRQARGLEFDIEIDGGISEENVKDVYDAGVDIAVAGSYVFNSKDPESQVEKLKGLTK; translated from the coding sequence ATGATAAAAGTAGCACCTTCAATATTAAGTGCAGATGCAGCAAATTTAGTTGCTGACGTAAAAAAAGTAAGTGGAGCTGATTACCTACATGTTGATGTCATGGATGGGCAGTTTGTACCAAACCTGAGTTTTGGGATTGCAACAGTTCGTGACCTCGCTAAAAACACAAAGACAAAGCTAGACGTGCATATGATGGTCGCTGAACCTGAAAGATTTATTTCGGACTTTATTGAGGCTGGTGCATCGGTAATTGGTGTTCATGTTGAAAGTACTAATCATATTGCGAGAGCCATTCAAATGATAAAGGACGGGGGAATAAGAGCGGAAGTAGTAGTGAATCCGGGAACCCCATTAACTGCCCTTGAAGACTTATTACCAATGGTCGATCAAGTGCTAGTAATGTCTGTTAACCCTGGTTTCGGCGGTCAAAAATTCCTTCCAATGGCCATTGATAAAGTTCAAAGGTTATCTAACCTTCGACAGGCGAGGGGCCTTGAATTTGATATTGAAATTGATGGTGGAATTTCAGAGGAAAACGTGAAAGATGTATATGACGCTGGCGTAGACATTGCCGTTGCTGGTTCTTACGTTTTTAACAGCAAAGACCCAGAATCCCAAGTTGAAAAATTAAAAGGTCTTACAAAATAA
- the rsmB gene encoding 16S rRNA (cytosine(967)-C(5))-methyltransferase RsmB, producing MKNIRNNPRNIAVNILSEIDEGSYSNLQVNNEIEQHDLKVEDKRLITELVYGVLQNQLTLDYYLSPFLKKPQKLQNWVRNLLRTAVYQMKYLDRIPEFAILNESTEIAKKRGHDGIRRMVTGVLRSIERQGIPNVAAVSDPIERLSVEYSVKKWIIKQLINELGQKKTVSILKSINTPSKLSIRVNTVLSTTEKVTKGLEKEGFSVERSQVGSEGLILERVPYSLSRSELFQKGDIIAQDESAMLVAEVMDVKDGMKVLDACAAPGGKTTQIAEYVGQNGKVVAWDIHDHRLDLIKKNARRMQLSDRIEVEKQDASIVDDQYDNNTFDRILVDAPCSGIGLLRRKPEIRYVKDNLDPMTLHKIQLSILDAIAEKLKIDGILTYSTCTMLDMENQGTVKEFLEKHSNFELVKVKTDKSLKDDRELDTLNIFPDDFGSDGFFIANLKRVR from the coding sequence ATGAAGAATATTAGAAATAACCCAAGAAATATAGCTGTAAATATATTGTCGGAGATCGATGAAGGATCGTATTCTAATTTGCAGGTTAATAATGAAATCGAACAACATGATTTGAAGGTTGAGGATAAGCGCCTTATTACAGAACTGGTTTATGGCGTTTTACAGAATCAGTTAACGTTGGACTATTATTTATCACCTTTTTTAAAAAAGCCACAAAAATTGCAGAACTGGGTTAGGAATCTTTTAAGAACAGCTGTCTATCAAATGAAATATCTTGACCGAATTCCTGAATTTGCAATTTTGAATGAATCGACAGAGATTGCAAAAAAAAGAGGACATGACGGTATTCGACGAATGGTAACTGGAGTCTTAAGGTCTATTGAGCGACAGGGCATTCCTAATGTTGCTGCTGTTAGTGATCCAATTGAACGGTTATCTGTTGAATACAGTGTAAAGAAATGGATTATCAAACAACTAATAAACGAATTAGGGCAGAAAAAAACTGTCTCAATTCTAAAAAGTATCAATACACCTTCTAAGTTATCAATCAGAGTTAACACAGTGCTTTCAACAACTGAAAAAGTGACAAAAGGTTTAGAAAAAGAAGGATTTAGTGTTGAGCGTAGCCAAGTGGGATCGGAAGGGTTGATTTTAGAGAGAGTACCTTACTCGCTCTCTAGATCAGAGTTATTCCAAAAGGGAGATATCATTGCACAGGATGAATCAGCAATGCTAGTTGCTGAGGTAATGGATGTTAAAGATGGTATGAAGGTACTCGATGCATGTGCTGCCCCTGGTGGTAAAACAACACAAATTGCCGAATATGTTGGTCAAAATGGTAAAGTAGTAGCATGGGATATACATGACCATCGATTAGATCTGATCAAAAAGAATGCAAGACGAATGCAGCTTAGTGATCGAATTGAGGTCGAAAAACAAGATGCATCTATAGTTGATGATCAATATGATAATAATACATTTGATCGTATACTGGTGGATGCACCATGTTCGGGAATCGGCCTCTTGAGAAGAAAGCCGGAGATTAGATATGTAAAAGATAACCTAGATCCGATGACGTTACATAAAATTCAGTTGTCCATTCTTGATGCAATTGCTGAAAAATTAAAAATTGATGGTATCTTAACCTATAGTACCTGTACAATGTTAGACATGGAGAATCAGGGAACGGTTAAGGAGTTTTTAGAAAAACATTCAAATTTTGAATTGGTAAAGGTTAAAACCGACAAATCCTTGAAAGATGACCGGGAATTAGATACATTAAATATTTTCCCAGATGATTTCGGCTCTGATGGCTTCTTCATTGCTAATTTGAAAAGAGTGAGGTAA
- a CDS encoding thiamine diphosphokinase gives MARVNILIGGPTDQIPVDWETVTGIWIGVDRGSLRLVKAGISPALSLGDFDSIDEEDFQLVQEHSQKVLRVNEHKDDTDTELALKLVQEEFLDAEEVVVYGATGGRMDHLLSNIFAVLQPRFKDLIEKITLIDRQNLITFYHAGNHVIRKQMGYKYLGFVLLTGVTDLNLIDEKYTLDNYSCTYPRAFGSNEFIGNEAHFNFASGIVAAIQSRDLPKV, from the coding sequence ATGGCAAGGGTCAATATTTTAATTGGAGGGCCTACTGATCAAATTCCAGTTGATTGGGAAACTGTCACTGGCATTTGGATTGGTGTTGATCGAGGAAGTCTGCGATTGGTTAAGGCTGGTATCAGTCCTGCGCTTTCTTTGGGTGATTTTGATTCGATTGACGAAGAAGACTTTCAATTGGTTCAAGAACATTCTCAAAAAGTATTACGGGTAAATGAGCATAAAGACGATACTGATACTGAATTGGCTTTGAAACTAGTCCAAGAAGAATTTTTGGATGCGGAAGAAGTTGTAGTATATGGTGCCACAGGCGGTAGAATGGATCATTTGCTGTCGAATATATTTGCTGTTTTGCAGCCTAGGTTCAAGGATTTAATTGAAAAGATTACTTTAATAGATCGACAAAATTTGATTACATTCTACCATGCCGGAAATCATGTTATTAGAAAACAAATGGGTTATAAATATTTGGGATTTGTTTTACTAACAGGGGTGACAGATTTAAACTTGATTGACGAAAAATATACACTCGATAATTATTCATGTACTTACCCACGCGCCTTTGGTAGTAATGAATTTATTGGTAATGAGGCCCATTTTAACTTTGCAAGTGGAATCGTGGCTGCTATTCAAAGTAGGGATCTACCAAAGGTTTGA
- a CDS encoding Asp23/Gls24 family envelope stress response protein has translation MAVKIKTKNGTIDVSNDVIATVVGSAATDNYGVVGMASKNQIRDNLNEILRKENYSRGVVVRQQDNGVAIDVYIIVGFGTKISEISKNVQSKVKFSLESILGISANSVNVFVQGVKVLND, from the coding sequence ATGGCTGTTAAGATTAAAACAAAAAACGGAACAATTGACGTTTCAAATGATGTGATCGCTACAGTAGTTGGCAGTGCAGCTACCGATAACTACGGGGTTGTTGGTATGGCCAGCAAGAACCAAATTCGAGACAATTTAAACGAAATTTTGCGAAAAGAAAATTATTCGCGTGGAGTGGTTGTTCGACAGCAGGATAACGGTGTTGCAATCGATGTTTATATCATTGTTGGATTCGGAACAAAAATTTCGGAAATTTCAAAAAATGTTCAATCAAAAGTTAAATTTAGTCTGGAATCAATTCTTGGGATTTCAGCCAACTCTGTGAATGTCTTTGTTCAGGGTGTGAAGGTCTTAAACGATTAA